The stretch of DNA TCCTGCCCGAGGCGCTTGCGAGCGGCGAGGCGTACCTGACCGACGGGACACGGCTCGGCCCGTACCGGAGGGTCTGAGTCGGGCTACTCGACGCGGTCGAACGCCGCCCGGAGCCGGTCGGCCGAGTGGACACAGAGGGCCTGATCGGGGCTGAACGACTCGATCGTGATCGTCCCGTCGAACCCCGCCGCGGTCAGTTCGGCAGCGACGGGTTCGTAGTCGATCTCGCCGTCGCCGAGCGCGAGGTGGGTGTCCCCGCGGGCGCGGACGTCGTGGACGTGAAGGTGGGTCACGAGGTGGGCGTAGTCGGCGAGGAACGACTCGATCGCCACCTGCCCGTCCTCCTCGAACGCGTGTCCCACGTCGAAACAGCAGGCGGCGCCGCAGTCCTCGAGGACCCGGCCGACGGTGTCGAGGTCGTAGCCGCGGTCGAGCTTCCCGAGGTTTTCGAACGTGACCTCGACGCCGCGCTCGGCGCCTGCCGCGTCGAGCCGGCGGACGTTCTCCCGGAACAGGTCGAGGTCGTCGCGGCTCCCGCGGTTGGCGGTGCAGTGTGCGACCGCCCGGTCGGCACCCGCCGCCGCCGCGAGATCGAGCGCCCGTTCGACGTAGGCGTGGGCGCCGTCGGCGTGTTCCGGCGGGGCGTGAACCAGCGGTTGCTCGATGGGCAGGTGGACGATCAGGTCGAGGTCGGCCTCGTTACAGCGCTCCCGGACGGACTCGGGGTCGAACTCGCGGAGGGGGACGTTCGACTCGCCGAGGGAGGGCTCGACGAACGCGAAGCTGTCGGGCGTCTCGGGGATGCGATCGGGGAACGGGCCGACGCTGTTGCCGTACTGCATCGTTTCCCGCTCCCGGCGGTCGGGGGTAGGTTTTCGGGTTCTCAGAGCAGCAGCGCGACCGTCCCGACCGCCGCGGCGACGACGGCCGCCCACCACACCGGGGTCCGCTCGTCGGGACCGCCGGCCCACTCGGGGCTGAGCACGCCGACCAGCGCGACCAGCGTCAGCAGGGAGAAGCCGGCGAGCGCGGCGACGTTGCCGGGCCAGACGCCGACCCGGACAACCGCGATCGCCCACGAGAGACACTGCGTGCCGCCGAGCCAGCAGAGGGCGAGCCAGAACGTGCGACGGGGCGTGAACTCCACGAGAAGGTAGGCGGGCGCGGCGACCGAAAAGCTGGCGGGCGAAATCCTCAAGCCGGCGGCGGGACAGCCGCGGGTATGGAGATCCGCGACGCCGTTCCCGGCGACGCCGCCGCCGTCGCTTCCCTCGCCCGGGAATCGTGGCACGCTGCCTACGACGACCTGCTGGGCGCGGGGACGGTCGATGCGACGGTCGAGGAGTGGTACGACACCGAGTCGCTACGGGAGGAAATCCGGGAGGTGGACGCGGCCGACGGTGCCTGCTTTCTCGTCGCCGACGACGACGGCGTGATCGGCTTCGCCAACGCCGGCCCAGCACGGGACTGGGAGAGCGACCCCGACGGCCCGGACGCCTTCTTCTCGCGGCTCTACGTCGCGCCCGAGCACTGGGGGGCGGGCGTCGGCAGCGAACTCACGGCTCACGTCGCCCGCCAGCTCCGCGCGGCGGGCCACGAACACGTCTGGCTGGAGGTGTTCGACGGGAACGAACGAGGCCGGGGGTTCTACGAGTCGATCGGCTTCGAGCGGATCGGCAGCGTCACCGAATCGTTCGGCGGGACCGAGGTGACGACGCTGCATCTCGCGGCGCCGCTGTCACGGCTAGTCGAAGCGTCGCAGTCAGTCGAATAGGCTGCCGCCGGCGGAAGGTTCATACCCGAACCCACCCTCACGCCGGCAATGAGCGATCTCCTTCGCACGCCCGACCGGCGCGTCTGCGAGCGCTGCGGGCGGCTCGAACGGTACGACGGCGGGGTATGGCGGGCCGACCGGCTCGGCGAGGTGTACTGCATCCACGAGTGGGACATCGACGGTACGTTCGTCCCGATCGAGGGCGAGTCCGCGGCCGCGGCCGAGAAGTGCTGAGCCGACGCGAGGACACGGTCCCGGCACCGTCCCTACCCGGAAAGTGCTGAACGGTAGCACCGAAATTTCGAGGCGTGAAACCACGAGCGCGGCTCGTTTGGGTGGAGGGCCGAGACGTCCGGCTCCGAACTAGCCGGGCGTCAGCGGGGAGAGGATGTCCCGACGGCGGGATGCCGCCGTTGGAAGTGATCGGGGTGTGTCATCCAGGGAGTCGGGGATAGGGCGGACTCCCTCGTCGATCGTCGGGCGCACCCAACAGGGTGCCGCGGGGACCGCGCCACCGGAGGGGCGCCACGCTCCAGTATTGGTGGGGGAACCATCAACGTCTCCCCGCGTTTCAGGGTCTGATACTGTGCTGGGCGGATAAGTCGGGGCGAGGCCGCCGTGGTTTCCCTCCCCCGCAAAACTGAGAGGATGCAACAACCCTTTTCGCCGTGGCCCCGGAACCCGGAGGTATGGCAGACGAACCCGACGAGGCCGACGGCTCGGAGGAAAGTGCTGAGGGCGAGGAGGAGAAGTCGTTCCGCGAACGCGTCGAGGAGATCCGCGAGCGCCGCGAGGAGGAGCGTGAGGAGGGCGAGGCGCCCGGCCCGGAGGGGATGGGCGGCGGCCCGCCCGGCATGGGCGGCGAGGGTCCCGGCGGCGG from Halolamina sediminis encodes:
- a CDS encoding sugar phosphate isomerase/epimerase family protein translates to MQYGNSVGPFPDRIPETPDSFAFVEPSLGESNVPLREFDPESVRERCNEADLDLIVHLPIEQPLVHAPPEHADGAHAYVERALDLAAAAGADRAVAHCTANRGSRDDLDLFRENVRRLDAAGAERGVEVTFENLGKLDRGYDLDTVGRVLEDCGAACCFDVGHAFEEDGQVAIESFLADYAHLVTHLHVHDVRARGDTHLALGDGEIDYEPVAAELTAAGFDGTITIESFSPDQALCVHSADRLRAAFDRVE
- a CDS encoding GNAT family N-acetyltransferase, with product MEIRDAVPGDAAAVASLARESWHAAYDDLLGAGTVDATVEEWYDTESLREEIREVDAADGACFLVADDDGVIGFANAGPARDWESDPDGPDAFFSRLYVAPEHWGAGVGSELTAHVARQLRAAGHEHVWLEVFDGNERGRGFYESIGFERIGSVTESFGGTEVTTLHLAAPLSRLVEASQSVE
- a CDS encoding HEWD family protein, whose translation is MSDLLRTPDRRVCERCGRLERYDGGVWRADRLGEVYCIHEWDIDGTFVPIEGESAAAAEKC